From Edaphobacter lichenicola, the proteins below share one genomic window:
- a CDS encoding zinc ribbon domain-containing protein, with protein sequence MHPDLEKLIVLQAHDVEAKRLRDEMVALPKHVAALEAKAKAFQGQRAVIVDLIAKEEALRRRQESDVKDQRAKIDRTRKHMDLATTTVQVTAFEHEIAFAQAEISKLEDAEIESMERSEGLESQKKLADDAVTDATTTLEGERVRATDTIAADKTLLAAVEEKRIAVRAEIGEAALSTYDRIAKAKGTAVAEALNQKCMACQMMVRPQRWNDLRDRGNDETMMTCESCGRLLYYDPARDAPQRKTVPVESIAASIIRSL encoded by the coding sequence ATGCATCCGGATCTTGAAAAGCTGATCGTATTGCAGGCGCACGACGTCGAGGCCAAACGGCTTCGCGATGAGATGGTGGCTTTGCCGAAACACGTGGCGGCGCTGGAAGCCAAGGCGAAGGCGTTCCAGGGTCAGCGCGCAGTCATCGTCGACCTGATCGCCAAAGAGGAGGCGCTGCGGCGACGGCAGGAGTCCGACGTGAAGGATCAGAGGGCCAAGATCGACCGCACGCGCAAACACATGGACCTCGCCACGACGACCGTGCAGGTGACCGCGTTCGAGCACGAGATTGCCTTTGCGCAGGCAGAGATCAGCAAGCTCGAAGACGCCGAGATCGAGAGCATGGAGCGCAGCGAGGGGTTGGAGTCGCAGAAAAAACTCGCGGACGATGCCGTCACCGACGCGACCACCACGTTGGAGGGCGAGCGAGTCCGAGCGACCGACACCATCGCCGCGGATAAGACACTGCTGGCTGCGGTTGAGGAGAAGCGCATCGCCGTGCGTGCTGAGATCGGCGAGGCCGCGCTCTCCACCTACGACCGCATCGCAAAGGCGAAGGGAACGGCCGTAGCCGAGGCACTCAATCAGAAGTGTATGGCCTGTCAGATGATGGTTCGGCCGCAGCGCTGGAATGACCTTCGCGACCGAGGCAACGACGAGACCATGATGACCTGCGAGAGCTGTGGGCGCCTGCTCTACTACGATCCGGCGCGGGACGCTCCGCAGCGCAAGACGGTTCCAGTAGAGAGCATAGCGGCGTCAATTATTCGATCGCTCTAA